A genomic segment from Gracilinanus agilis isolate LMUSP501 chromosome 1, AgileGrace, whole genome shotgun sequence encodes:
- the ITPRIPL2 gene encoding inositol 1,4,5-trisphosphate receptor-interacting protein-like 2 produces the protein MSVHYTLNLRVFWPLVTGFCTALVCLYHVLSGRGGPTAPQDTEDAGFPLLKAILLLFLGYLLLRFRHAARQRFLRRAPHQGLASSSSRLLREPGLDVLLESYYEHEVRLSPHVLGHSKAHVSRIVGELVRAGRARGSPGPSPGGTLALAFRGDFVQVGSAYEQHKIRRPDGFDVLVPLRLPPLVALEPRGLGAEPELPLALRGCFVCALKAPPSSPSGGAGSQWHRDSKPFSDGFCVDLRGRRHLSAALVSRWFQAHLQRCLATVRYSLEERCRVSLSPGGLDQPPTLHILPCRTDYGCCRLSMAVRLIPAVHLGDGVFLVAPPLSPHGFSSELPGGLRAEALWGLNTARQEQRLLAWLQERAPPGACHLKCLQLLKALRDLGARGLDPVASSQWGRILSSYTLKTALLTLLLRGDPLHCWEEVRLRERLEELVLYLRDCLLRHRPLFHCLLGPDRAVGLTLEVGQLPKVLREAAPVDLLAAFDGRAREFVAARLVSTWRRLPQLLRTYGGPRYLARSPQPRSPRAQGFPEHDP, from the coding sequence ATGTCGGTGCACTACACCCTCAACCTGCGCGTCTTTTGGCCTCTGGTGACCGGCTTCTGCACCGCCCTAGTATGCCTCTACCACGTCCTGAGCGGAAGGGGCGGCCCCACCGCGCCCCAGGACACCGAGGACGCCGGCTTCCCGCTGCTCAAAGCCATCCTCTTGCTATTCTTGGGCTACCTCCTCTTGCGCTTTCGCCACGCTGCTCGGCAGCGCTTCCTACGCCGCGCTCCCCACCAGGGGCTCGCATCATCCTCTTCAAGACTCCTCCGCGAGCCTGGCCTCGATGTTTTACTGGAGAGTTACTATGAGCACGAAGTTCGTCTGTCTCCTCATGTGCTGGGCCACAGCAAAGCGCATGTGAGCCGCATCGTGGGGGAACTTGTCCGTGCTGGTCGGGCCCGGGGATCTCCAGGCCCTTCCCCGGGGGGAACCCTAGCTCTGGCCTTCCGGGGGGACTTTGTCCAGGTGGGCAGTGCCTACGAGCAACACAAGATCCGCCGGCCTGATGGCTTCGACGTGCTCGTTCCCTTGCGCCTCCCTCCTCTGGTGGCGCTGGAGCCTAGGGGCCTGGGGGCGGAGCCCGAGTTACCCTTGGCACTTCGTGGCTGCTTCGTGTGTGCCCTCAAGGCCCCACCATCCTCTCCTTCAGGTGGGGCTGGAAGCCAGTGGCACCGGGACTCCAAACCTTTCTCCGACGGCTTCTGCGTGGACCTGCGCGGCAGGCGCCACCTCTCTGCGGCGCTAGTGTCGCGCTGGTTCCAGGCGCACTTGCAGCGATGCCTGGCCACGGTACGGTACAGTTTGGAGGAGCGTTGTAGGGTCAGCTTGTCTCCTGGGGGCCTCGACCAGCCGCCCACTCTGCACATCCTACCTTGCCGCACCGACTACGGCTGCTGCCGACTCTCCATGGCAGTTCGACTCATCCCCGCTGTACATCTGGGCGATGGCGTCTTCCTAGTTGCACCACCGCTATCTCCCCATGGGTTCTCGTCGGAACTTCCCGGAGGGCTCCGGGCCGAGGCGCTGTGGGGATTGAACACAGCCCGCCAAGAGCAGCGACTGCTGGCCTGGCTGCAAGAACGAGCCCCACCTGGGGCCTGCCACCTTAAATGCCTGCAGCTGCTAAAGGCACTGAGGGATCTGGGCGCCCGAGGGCTGGACCCTGTGGCCTCATCTCAGTGGGGGCGCATCCTGTCGTCTTATACGCTCAAAACTGCGCTTCTGACGCTGCTGCTGCGTGGGGACCCTCTGCACTGCTGGGAAGAGGTCCGCTTGAGAGAGCGGCTGGAGGAGCTGGTGCTCTACCTGCGGGACTGCTTGCTCCGCCACCGCCCGCTTTTCCATTGTCTTCTGGGCCCGGACAGGGCCGTGGGACTCACCCTCGAAGTGGGCCAGCTGCCCAAAGTGTTGCGCGAAGCCGCCCCAGTTGACCTATTGGCCGCCTTCGACGGGCGCGCCCGGGAGTTCGTGGCAGCGCGTCTGGTGTCCACGTGGCGTCGGTTACCCCAACTTCTTCGAACCTACGGAGGACCCCGCTACCTGGCCAGGAGCCCCCAACCCCGGAGCCCGAGGGCCCAAGGTTTCCCGGAACACGATCCCTAA